One window of the Desulfobaculum xiamenense genome contains the following:
- a CDS encoding sensor histidine kinase — protein sequence MEDLIFEPLRAVLCLCILIMFARASRNPHLAGLKGWRFVLSGTALLTFGSFMDITDHFPRLYDSLTINGIRYAEVLEEFVGYLVGCVLLALGFLKLLPAMEDSFRLAQEQSLLRERFRSITEVASDYSFICNVQPDGSIVPEWFSPSFAELCGHTPDQPQGIGLFTEMLHPDDRFSMAEWMDDMLAGRKSECECRIVTPDGQIKWLRQRSTPQRRNPDGPTTRIVGAVNDITAQKTAEEAMLRSLAENRLLLQEVHHRVKNNLQIICSLLDVAHTRIRDPEVLSVCGDIQTKVQSMALVHSQLYEADRMDSIDIATYSRKLFERVAAMYDSRRITPTFDARPVFLPLDKAIPFGLALNELLTNTFRHAFNGSDDNRLTLRIRHENGTVIVDYSDNGHGLPPEVDTDMPKTMGLRLLHGLVLSHLGGTLSCAANGDTRFHIEFPHENSSMTTDGCMRD from the coding sequence ATGGAAGACCTCATCTTCGAACCTCTACGCGCCGTTCTCTGTCTCTGCATTCTCATCATGTTCGCGCGGGCGAGTAGAAATCCCCATCTCGCGGGGCTCAAGGGCTGGCGCTTCGTCCTTTCCGGGACTGCGCTGCTGACCTTCGGCTCGTTCATGGACATAACGGACCACTTCCCCCGCCTTTACGACAGCCTCACCATCAACGGAATCCGATACGCAGAAGTACTTGAGGAGTTCGTCGGATATCTCGTGGGATGCGTTCTACTGGCCCTCGGATTCCTGAAATTGCTCCCCGCCATGGAGGACAGCTTCCGGCTGGCGCAGGAGCAGTCCCTGCTGCGCGAGCGTTTCCGATCCATCACCGAAGTCGCGTCCGACTACTCCTTCATCTGCAATGTCCAGCCGGACGGCAGCATCGTCCCCGAGTGGTTCTCACCCTCCTTCGCAGAACTGTGCGGACACACGCCGGATCAGCCCCAAGGCATTGGCCTGTTCACGGAGATGCTCCACCCAGACGACCGTTTCTCCATGGCCGAATGGATGGACGATATGCTGGCGGGCAGAAAATCCGAATGCGAGTGCAGAATCGTCACGCCCGACGGCCAGATCAAATGGCTACGCCAGCGGTCCACCCCGCAGCGCAGAAATCCCGACGGCCCCACCACGCGCATCGTCGGCGCGGTGAACGACATCACCGCCCAGAAGACGGCCGAGGAAGCCATGCTCCGCTCGCTGGCCGAAAACCGTCTACTGCTTCAGGAGGTCCACCACCGGGTCAAAAACAATCTCCAGATCATATGCAGCCTACTCGACGTGGCGCATACCCGCATCCGCGACCCGGAAGTTCTCTCCGTGTGCGGCGACATTCAGACCAAGGTGCAAAGCATGGCGCTGGTCCATTCGCAGCTCTACGAGGCGGACCGCATGGACAGCATCGACATCGCCACCTACAGCCGAAAGCTCTTCGAGCGCGTCGCCGCGATGTACGACTCGCGCCGCATCACCCCGACTTTCGACGCCCGGCCGGTCTTCCTGCCACTCGACAAGGCCATCCCCTTCGGTCTCGCACTCAACGAACTGCTGACCAACACCTTCCGCCACGCCTTCAACGGCTCGGACGACAACCGCCTGACCCTGCGCATCCGCCACGAGAATGGCACCGTCATCGTGGATTACTCCGACAACGGGCACGGCCTGCCACCGGAAGTCGACACGGACATGCCGAAGACCATGGGGCTTCGCCTTCTCCACGGACTGGTCCTGTCGCATCTTGGCGGCACGCTCTCCTGCGCGGCAAATGGCGACACACGATTCCATATCGAATTCCCGCACGAAAATTCATCCATGACGACAGACGGTTGCATGCGGGATTGA